A stretch of the Paenibacillus dendritiformis genome encodes the following:
- a CDS encoding ABC transporter permease, producing MKKRYLVIALILFAFISLFIGVIDIKPWDLFNLNDDKVHTFLVSRVPRLISIILAGVSMSICGLIMQQLSRNKFVSPTTAGTLDSARLGILVSLMLFTSSSPLVKMLVAFVFALAGTMLFMKILDRIKFKDTIFIPLVGLMFGNIISSISTFFAYKYDLIQNMSSWLQGDFSMIIKGRYELLYISIPLIVVAYLYANKFTVAGMGEDFSKNLGLNYKRVVNIGLILVALVTCTVVLTVGTIPFLGLIIPNIVSIYRGDNLKNSLSHTALLGAVFVLFCDILGRIIIFPYELSISLTVGVIGSAIFVYMLMRRRAHGL from the coding sequence ATGAAGAAGAGATATCTGGTTATTGCGCTTATCCTGTTTGCCTTCATCTCCCTGTTTATCGGGGTTATAGACATCAAGCCGTGGGATTTGTTCAATCTGAATGACGATAAGGTTCATACTTTTCTCGTCAGCCGGGTGCCGAGGCTTATCAGCATCATTCTCGCTGGAGTCAGCATGAGCATCTGCGGCCTGATTATGCAGCAGCTCAGCCGGAACAAGTTCGTCTCGCCCACGACGGCGGGGACGCTTGACTCGGCCCGCTTGGGGATACTTGTCTCCTTGATGCTGTTCACTTCGTCGAGTCCGTTGGTGAAGATGCTCGTTGCGTTCGTCTTCGCTTTGGCAGGCACGATGCTGTTCATGAAAATACTGGATCGGATCAAATTCAAAGACACTATCTTCATTCCGCTCGTCGGATTGATGTTTGGCAATATTATCAGTTCCATTTCCACCTTTTTCGCGTACAAGTATGATTTGATTCAGAACATGTCCTCATGGCTCCAAGGCGACTTTTCGATGATTATCAAGGGGCGCTATGAGCTGCTGTATATCAGCATTCCGCTTATCGTGGTTGCATATCTGTATGCGAATAAGTTCACGGTAGCGGGGATGGGCGAGGATTTCTCGAAAAACCTCGGGCTCAACTACAAGCGCGTGGTCAACATTGGCTTGATCCTGGTGGCGCTCGTTACGTGCACGGTCGTGCTTACCGTTGGGACGATTCCTTTCCTGGGTCTGATTATTCCGAATATCGTCTCCATTTACAGAGGCGATAATTTGAAGAATAGCTTGTCGCATACCGCGCTTCTCGGGGCAGTATTCGTTCTGTTCTGCGATATATTGGGGCGCATCATCATCTTCCCGTATGAGTTGTCGATCAGCTTGACCGTCGGCGTCATCGGAAGCGCCATTTTCGTCTATATGTTAATGAGGAGAAGGGCACATGGGTTATAA
- a CDS encoding siderophore ABC transporter substrate-binding protein, translated as MKKTVLILVIAMMATLVAACGSNKTDSSNGTTPTGAEANNTAEEIVIKHELGETPVKKNPSKVVVFSYGVVDSLDKLGVEIAALPKNNLPPYLKKFEDEKYVNAGGLKEPDFETIHGLKPDLIIIAGRQSSSYEEFKEIAPTIYMDIDTNRYMESFKENAETLGKIFGKESEVQAELAKIDTDIKQLNEKVAAANKNALIILANDGKISAYGAGSRFGIIHDVFGFPPVDPDIKTSTHGDPVSFEYIVEKDPDYLFVIDRGAVVGGESSAKQVVENELVMKTKAYKEGHIVYLDPSYWYLSGGGLVSVEAMVQEIGAAIQ; from the coding sequence TTGAAGAAAACAGTCCTAATTCTGGTTATAGCCATGATGGCAACCCTCGTTGCAGCATGTGGTTCCAATAAGACAGACAGCAGCAATGGTACGACACCTACTGGAGCCGAAGCGAACAACACGGCGGAAGAAATCGTAATTAAGCATGAGCTGGGCGAAACGCCAGTGAAGAAGAACCCGTCCAAAGTCGTTGTATTCAGCTATGGAGTCGTCGATTCCTTGGATAAGCTGGGCGTGGAGATCGCGGCGCTGCCGAAGAACAACCTTCCTCCTTACTTGAAAAAATTCGAGGACGAGAAGTATGTGAATGCGGGCGGTCTGAAGGAACCGGACTTCGAGACGATTCATGGCCTGAAGCCGGACCTGATCATCATTGCCGGCAGACAATCGTCGTCCTATGAAGAGTTCAAGGAAATCGCGCCGACAATCTATATGGATATCGACACGAACCGTTATATGGAGTCCTTCAAAGAGAACGCGGAAACGCTCGGCAAAATCTTCGGCAAAGAATCCGAAGTGCAAGCGGAATTAGCGAAGATTGATACGGACATTAAGCAATTAAATGAGAAAGTGGCAGCGGCGAACAAAAACGCGCTTATCATTTTGGCGAATGACGGCAAAATCAGCGCCTATGGCGCCGGCTCCCGGTTCGGCATTATCCATGATGTATTCGGTTTCCCGCCGGTCGATCCGGACATTAAAACATCGACTCATGGAGATCCTGTGTCCTTCGAGTATATCGTGGAGAAAGATCCGGACTATCTGTTCGTCATCGATAGAGGCGCCGTCGTCGGCGGCGAATCGTCCGCGAAGCAAGTCGTAGAGAACGAACTGGTCATGAAGACCAAAGCTTACAAGGAAGGACATATCGTTTACCTCGATCCGAGCTACTGGTATCTGTCCGGCGGCGGCCTCGTCTCCGTCGAAGCCATGGTGCAAGAAATCGGAGCGGCCATTCAATAA
- a CDS encoding M56 family metallopeptidase — translation MSPAWNECLLSFFDWVIRGSLMAGILVVLVLSLQFLLRKRLEARWKYWLWLPVAIRLLLPWAPESSLSLYNVLPVDVLVPGIQQQTPNPSAWHQWLKGTEGDYDETAQAKRSYTPEKSSQIRGDAEISDPSHKSGTVRDISIWWSGFKQMGFTNLLMLVWLAGVLFLAAKTAYDQLRLNKALRAGRCIDTPWLAAVFRDTKQLMGVKREVRFVASERIPGPAIVGFRKPAIVVSPSLLVTLREHQLRCILAHEFAHIQRRDVAVNWTMHILLILHWFNPMLWLAVHKARQDQEMACDACVLNRMSSEPNLQHIKTYGHTIIHVLEHFHWSGKRHQPGLAGLSATHKQMKKRLLMIKRFHKKSYHLSILGMAIIVALGSVTLVNAKGNDVGAAPSPASSGIGLMTAAAKPKAESEGEKLEKEEIARINELLKKNPFDNYVTYSSFQPKGGRVWGYMNGGGRYDKYEDYLKKVSSVKEAKPQQPADLPEGYTFEEAHIFGPYGSEYVEEMKAEAKKLGKKVYSKKVDWTFTNLIVLTYTNGEDYIQLTSSRLENKDGKEKVKEKDYVYTSAEDNTRKHDMQLGNKVSWKEGGQAFSISTNPDNPLTKEDLIKLAKTMVTK, via the coding sequence ATGAGTCCTGCATGGAATGAATGTTTATTGTCGTTCTTCGACTGGGTCATTCGCGGGTCGTTAATGGCCGGCATCCTGGTCGTGCTTGTCCTGAGCTTGCAATTTCTGCTGCGCAAAAGGCTTGAGGCGAGATGGAAATACTGGCTCTGGTTGCCTGTGGCGATTCGTCTGCTGCTCCCTTGGGCCCCGGAATCATCGCTGAGCTTATACAATGTTCTGCCTGTGGATGTCTTAGTGCCCGGAATTCAACAACAAACTCCAAATCCATCAGCTTGGCATCAATGGTTGAAGGGGACGGAGGGGGATTATGACGAGACAGCTCAAGCAAAGCGTTCCTACACCCCGGAGAAAAGCAGCCAAATCAGAGGAGATGCGGAAATATCAGATCCGTCCCATAAGTCGGGAACTGTTCGGGACATAAGCATCTGGTGGAGCGGGTTCAAACAAATGGGATTCACCAATCTGCTGATGTTGGTTTGGCTGGCAGGCGTGCTGTTTCTTGCGGCGAAGACGGCATACGACCAGCTACGATTGAACAAAGCTCTGCGCGCAGGCCGATGTATTGATACGCCTTGGTTAGCGGCCGTGTTCCGCGATACGAAGCAGCTAATGGGCGTAAAGCGGGAAGTGCGGTTTGTAGCCAGTGAGCGTATTCCAGGGCCTGCCATAGTCGGTTTTCGCAAGCCGGCGATCGTGGTTTCGCCGAGTCTGCTCGTTACGCTGCGAGAGCATCAGCTTCGGTGTATTTTGGCGCACGAATTCGCGCATATACAGCGGCGGGATGTGGCGGTGAATTGGACGATGCACATTCTGCTCATTCTCCATTGGTTTAATCCAATGTTGTGGCTTGCCGTACATAAAGCAAGGCAGGATCAGGAGATGGCCTGCGATGCATGTGTACTGAATCGGATGAGTTCAGAGCCAAATCTGCAGCATATCAAGACATACGGGCACACCATTATCCATGTGCTGGAGCATTTTCATTGGTCAGGCAAACGACATCAGCCAGGGCTTGCCGGATTGTCTGCGACACATAAACAAATGAAGAAAAGATTGTTAATGATCAAGCGATTTCATAAAAAATCCTATCATTTATCCATTTTGGGGATGGCGATTATTGTTGCGCTTGGCAGCGTGACGCTGGTAAATGCGAAGGGAAACGATGTGGGGGCCGCTCCATCCCCTGCTTCTAGCGGCATCGGCCTGATGACCGCGGCCGCTAAACCAAAGGCTGAAAGCGAAGGGGAGAAGCTAGAAAAAGAAGAGATAGCTAGAATCAACGAATTATTGAAAAAAAATCCGTTTGATAACTATGTGACATATAGCAGTTTTCAACCAAAGGGCGGTAGAGTTTGGGGGTACATGAACGGCGGGGGTCGCTATGATAAATATGAGGACTATCTGAAAAAAGTATCCAGTGTGAAGGAGGCGAAGCCGCAACAACCTGCTGACTTGCCAGAGGGCTATACCTTCGAAGAGGCACACATTTTTGGTCCGTACGGCAGTGAATATGTAGAAGAAATGAAAGCCGAAGCTAAAAAATTAGGGAAAAAGGTATATTCCAAAAAGGTTGACTGGACATTTACCAACTTAATCGTGTTAACGTACACGAATGGAGAGGATTATATCCAATTGACGAGTTCACGCCTTGAAAATAAAGACGGGAAAGAAAAAGTGAAAGAAAAAGATTATGTTTATACATCCGCTGAGGACAATACAAGGAAACATGACATGCAACTCGGCAATAAGGTTAGCTGGAAAGAAGGTGGTCAAGCTTTTTCAATCTCGACCAACCCGGATAATCCGTTGACGAAGGAAGACCTGATCAAGCTGGCGAAAACGATGGTAACAAAATAG
- a CDS encoding ABC transporter ATP-binding protein: MVEVRGVSKQYGGKNVIEDISVTIAKRKITSFIGPNGAGKSTLLSIISRLISKDSGEVLIDGKEISQWDSKELAKKISILKQSNHINLRLTIRELVSFGRFPYSQGRLSDEDWKYVDEAIEYMGLAEMQHKYLDQLSGGQKQRAYIAMVIAQNTEYILLDEPLNNLDMKHSVQIMKILRRLVNELGKTIVIVIHDINFASCYSDYIVALKNGKVIKEGATDDIIDSAVLQDIYDMDMSIENFNDNKICVYYA; this comes from the coding sequence ATGGTAGAAGTAAGAGGAGTATCCAAACAATATGGCGGCAAAAACGTGATTGAGGACATCTCGGTCACGATTGCCAAAAGAAAAATTACGTCCTTCATCGGTCCGAATGGCGCAGGCAAAAGTACGCTGCTGTCGATCATAAGCCGGCTCATTTCGAAGGATTCCGGAGAAGTGCTCATCGACGGGAAAGAAATCAGCCAGTGGGACAGCAAGGAACTGGCGAAAAAGATTTCGATTCTGAAGCAGTCGAACCATATCAATCTGCGGCTCACGATTCGGGAGCTGGTCTCCTTCGGGCGCTTCCCATATTCGCAAGGCAGATTGTCCGATGAAGATTGGAAATACGTCGATGAAGCGATTGAATATATGGGGCTTGCCGAGATGCAGCACAAGTATCTGGATCAATTGAGCGGAGGGCAGAAGCAGCGGGCTTATATCGCGATGGTCATCGCGCAGAACACGGAGTATATTTTGCTGGACGAACCGCTGAACAATCTGGATATGAAGCATTCCGTGCAGATTATGAAAATATTGCGCAGACTCGTCAATGAGCTGGGCAAAACGATTGTCATTGTCATTCACGACATCAATTTTGCCTCTTGCTATTCCGACTATATCGTGGCATTGAAGAATGGCAAAGTCATCAAGGAGGGCGCGACCGATGACATTATCGACAGCGCGGTTCTCCAGGACATTTACGATATGGATATGAGCATTGAGAACTTCAATGATAACAAGATCTGCGTTTATTATGCATAG
- a CDS encoding BlaI/MecI/CopY family transcriptional regulator, giving the protein MNQIPPITDAELEIMRVLWSNPNCPSSEVVKKMADRMGWSPNTTRTLLSRLVQKEAAGAKLEKGSKRTQLFYPIISEQEYLRSETKSFMKKLYGGALKPMLANFLQDKKLNAQEIEDLKALFDENRSDGESEKREP; this is encoded by the coding sequence ATGAATCAAATACCGCCCATTACGGATGCAGAGTTGGAAATTATGCGCGTCTTGTGGTCAAATCCGAATTGCCCTTCGAGTGAGGTCGTCAAGAAAATGGCAGATCGAATGGGGTGGAGCCCGAATACGACCCGGACGCTCCTCAGTCGTCTGGTGCAGAAGGAAGCGGCGGGTGCCAAGCTGGAAAAGGGTTCGAAGCGCACCCAATTATTTTATCCGATTATCAGCGAGCAGGAGTACCTGCGGTCTGAAACTAAATCCTTCATGAAAAAACTGTATGGCGGAGCATTGAAGCCAATGTTGGCCAACTTTTTGCAGGATAAAAAGCTGAATGCGCAAGAAATCGAGGATCTGAAGGCATTGTTTGACGAAAACCGCAGCGACGGGGAATCGGAAAAGAGAGAGCCCTGA
- a CDS encoding CGNR zinc finger domain-containing protein, which yields MTAEYDQLAMMADFFNTQDRRMRYEGDPGIEHLSEPRLLYEWFLRHQLIAGSDTVSEEELHLARALRDELRRTIVNNEHDGPVHWDKLNEMLSLFSFGLVFGEQSEQLIPLMENGRKGAANLLAQVFDLRRANLWHRLRVCTADDCQWVFVDRSRPGTGRWCSMKACGNRAKNKTFRQKRKSGNGI from the coding sequence ATGACGGCGGAGTACGATCAGCTTGCCATGATGGCCGACTTTTTCAATACACAGGACAGACGGATGCGTTATGAGGGCGATCCGGGGATCGAGCATTTGTCGGAGCCGCGCCTCTTATATGAATGGTTCTTGCGGCATCAGTTGATTGCGGGATCCGACACGGTATCGGAAGAGGAACTGCACTTGGCGCGAGCGCTCCGGGATGAATTGCGGAGGACGATTGTGAACAATGAGCATGATGGTCCCGTGCATTGGGATAAGCTGAATGAAATGTTGAGTCTGTTCTCATTCGGCCTCGTGTTCGGAGAGCAGTCGGAACAGCTTATTCCGCTTATGGAGAATGGCCGCAAAGGGGCGGCCAACCTGTTGGCGCAGGTGTTCGATCTGAGGCGGGCCAACCTGTGGCACCGCCTTCGGGTATGCACGGCCGATGACTGCCAGTGGGTCTTCGTCGACCGCTCCCGGCCGGGAACGGGCCGATGGTGCTCCATGAAGGCCTGCGGCAATCGGGCAAAGAACAAGACGTTCCGGCAGAAAAGGAAGTCGGGGAACGGAATCTGA
- a CDS encoding iron chelate uptake ABC transporter family permease subunit yields MGYKAKTGVLAVLALALIGLFLFFKLGDNWDYVLPKRTIKVLAIVLTGASIAFATTVFQTITNNRILTPSILGLDSLYMLIQTIVIFVFGSKTLMMMNSNVDFLVSVGLMVVFSGLLFKLIFKGENQNIYFLLLIGIIFGTFFGSMSTFMQVLIDPAEFMIVQDKMFASFNHINTKLLLMGGVLLLLVTLYFLRFIKYLDVLSLGREQAINLGVNYDYVVKRLLFIVAVLISISTALVGPITFLGLLVVNVTYQFLKTYRHSYLIAGSVLISIIALVGGQLIVERIFTFSTTLSVIINFVGGVYFIYLLLKENKSW; encoded by the coding sequence ATGGGTTATAAAGCGAAAACGGGGGTTCTTGCTGTCCTTGCTCTTGCGCTTATCGGGTTGTTCCTGTTCTTCAAGCTGGGGGATAACTGGGACTACGTGCTGCCGAAAAGAACAATCAAAGTACTGGCGATTGTCCTGACCGGCGCTTCGATCGCATTTGCCACAACCGTATTCCAGACGATAACGAACAACCGCATACTGACACCGAGCATATTGGGCCTGGATTCGCTGTATATGCTGATTCAGACCATCGTCATCTTCGTATTTGGCTCGAAGACGCTGATGATGATGAACAGCAATGTCGACTTCCTGGTGTCCGTCGGACTCATGGTTGTATTCTCGGGCCTGCTGTTCAAGCTTATATTCAAGGGCGAGAATCAGAACATATACTTCCTGCTGCTTATTGGCATTATTTTTGGCACTTTTTTCGGAAGCATGTCCACCTTCATGCAGGTTCTGATTGACCCGGCCGAGTTCATGATCGTGCAGGACAAAATGTTCGCCAGCTTCAACCATATCAACACGAAGCTGCTGCTTATGGGAGGCGTGCTGCTTCTGCTGGTCACCCTCTACTTTCTGCGCTTCATCAAGTATCTGGATGTGCTGTCGCTGGGCAGGGAGCAGGCGATCAACCTCGGCGTCAATTACGACTATGTCGTGAAGCGGCTGCTCTTTATCGTCGCTGTACTTATCTCTATTTCCACGGCGCTTGTCGGGCCGATTACCTTCCTTGGCTTGCTCGTCGTGAACGTAACGTATCAGTTTCTGAAGACGTACCGGCACAGCTATCTTATCGCCGGCTCCGTCCTCATCAGCATTATCGCCCTTGTGGGCGGCCAGCTCATTGTGGAGCGGATATTCACCTTCTCCACGACGCTTAGCGTCATCATCAATTTCGTCGGCGGGGTCTACTTTATTTATCTTCTATTGAAGGAGAACAAATCATGGTAG